A single window of Streptomyces cathayae DNA harbors:
- a CDS encoding DegT/DnrJ/EryC1/StrS family aminotransferase: protein MLRAAGVGVGDEVVVSAFGNVEVVEAVTLAGALPVFAEIDPVTYCLAPAAVEAAITPRTAAVVAVHRFGRRADIARLHLLGQRHGLLILERGESEGPYEEIARRRERAAYLDAKLRGVRTPDGGDGHTYQQYVVRVPGNGRPDRDAFAQAVRAKGVECRVPVKTPVHRLPGFRRCVSLPETERAADETLALPVDAVLTKRDMQRVASACNALGGLLQPAL from the coding sequence CTGCTCAGGGCCGCCGGCGTCGGAGTCGGTGACGAGGTGGTCGTGTCCGCCTTCGGGAACGTGGAAGTCGTCGAGGCTGTCACCCTTGCAGGCGCGTTGCCGGTGTTCGCCGAGATAGATCCGGTGACCTACTGCCTCGCGCCGGCTGCTGTGGAAGCCGCCATAACTCCGCGGACGGCAGCCGTTGTTGCCGTCCACCGCTTCGGCAGGCGGGCAGACATCGCCCGGTTGCACCTCCTCGGGCAGCGGCACGGCCTGCTGATACTGGAGCGTGGGGAGTCGGAGGGGCCGTACGAGGAGATCGCTCGGCGCAGGGAGCGGGCGGCCTATCTCGACGCGAAACTGCGGGGTGTTCGAACGCCCGACGGTGGTGACGGGCACACCTACCAGCAGTACGTCGTGCGAGTGCCCGGGAACGGCCGCCCGGACCGGGACGCTTTTGCACAAGCCGTACGAGCCAAGGGAGTCGAGTGCAGGGTGCCGGTGAAGACCCCCGTGCACCGGCTGCCCGGGTTCCGGCGGTGCGTGTCTCTGCCCGAGACCGAGCGGGCCGCCGACGAGACGCTGGCCCTGCCTGTGGACGCCGTGCTGACCAAGCGGGACATGCAGCGTGTCGCGTCGGCCTGCAACGCGCTGGGAGGGCTGCTCCAGCCGGCTCTCTGA